A window of Micromonospora sp. WMMC415 genomic DNA:
GGACGGGGTAGACGGTAGTGGTGCCCCAGGCGTGCAACCGTTCCAGCCGGAACCGTACGTCCGGGTCCTGCTCCTTCTCGGGATGCAGGATGACCTCCAGCAGCGCGCCGAGGCGGGCGAACCGGCGCACCTCGGCCTCGATCTCGTCCTCTGTGCCCAGCCGGTCGAGCCGCGCCTGCTGCCGCGCGTACGTGTCGCCCTGCGTGATTCGCGCGTCCCTGTGTACCAGGTCCAGCCAGAACAGGGTTTCCATTTCGACCGAGCTGAGCCGCTTCTGCAACGGCAGCCAGTGCGCGTCGTAGACGGCTTTGCTGCGGTTCGGCAGGCGCATGAACAGGTAGTTGCGCAGCAGGTCGGCCTGGGTGAGCTTGAGGCCGGTGTTGTTCAGCGACTCGAAGATTCGGTAGACGTTGTCGTCGGCATGCGCAATGACCGAGACCACCGCCAACCCGAAGATCACGGCTTCTTCCAGGCGCTGCACCTGCGCCGCGACGGCCGGTTCCGCCAGCCGGTCTCGGAAGAACTGGTAGGCGGCGCCGACCTCGCCCCCGCCGGCTTGCACCGAGGAGTCCACACAGGCCAGGTACGCGTCGAGGTCGGCCTGGGTGGGGACGAGCTTCAACCGCCGCGCGGGCGTCCACTTGTTGATTAGATACTGGTCGGTGAGACGGTCACGGTGCTCGTCGCCTTCGTTGGCCACCCGGTGATCCCGGATCGCGCACAGCAGGATGGAGAGGGTTGTCAACCGCTGCTGGCCGTCGACCACCAGGAACTCGACGACGCCGGCGGGACCGTTGTCGGGACTGGGCGCCAGCACCAGCGAGCCGATGAAATGGGTCGTCTTCGGGTTCTCGGCCCGGTCTTCGGCGAGCCGGACGATGTCCTCCCAGAGGCGTTCCAGTTGATGGTCCTGCCAGGAGTACGTGCGCTGGTAGAGAGGCACCTGGTATTGCTTCGTACCTTCGAGCAGGCCTTGCAGGGTGGTCTCTGCCGCTGCGACCATCGGAAAGCTGTCACCTCATCCGTACCGGCACGTGATCAGAAGACGGATCGCAAAGGGTAGTACAACCTTCACCGCGCGAGAAGCGCGGCTGGCTGCTTGTTCGCTCGCCTCAGCCGAAATGTTCGCTGCAGCTGGCCGGTCCGGCACCACCACCCAGCCAGGTCGCCGTACTTCGCCAAGCTCAGGATCGTCACTCTGCGTGGCTTTCGGGATCAGGATTACCGATGTGGTGCAGGCCGTAGTGGCCGCACAAGCAGGTAAGCTCCTGTTCGGACGGTGTACGTGCCGAAGATCGATGGAGCCCGGATGGTGTCGAGGCGGGTCTTCCTGAGACTGGTCTTCACATTGGGCGGCGGGCTGATGACCGGTTTTCCCGAGGAGTTCGATTCGATCGACGCCGAAGTTGTCGACCTTCTCCGAGACCGTACGCAACGTTTGCGGCTGAGTGCGACGGAGATCGTCCACCCGCTCATCCCTTCCCTGGAGTCGCACGGAGAGTTGCTGGCCCGCGTGTTCGCGACCGCACCCGCGGCCTACCGGCACGAGGTCGGTCGGATGGCCTCCGAGGTGGCCTGGCTCGCGGCGAACGCCCATTCCGACAACGGCGACGATCGGCAGAGCCTCGATTGGGGTAAGCGGGCGGCGCGGCTGGCCCGTGATGTGCGTGACCACGACCTTCGGGCGCATGCCCTGACCCGTGTCAGCCGCACGTTCCTCTCGTTGAAGGAGCCAACGCGCGCGGTGATCACGCTGAGGAAGGTCGACGCGGCGAAGCTCTCGCATTACGGACGTGCCCGACTCGAGGTCCACCGCGCCCTGGCCCTTGCTCGTGACGGGGGAGAGTGCGACCGCAAGCACGCAGCACTAGCGCTGAAGTCGCTGGATGTGGCCCGCGAAGCGCTGATGCTGGGCAGGACGACGAATGCCCGACCAGACTGGGTTTGGTGGCAGCATGATGAGGGCTTCGTCAAGACCTGGGAGTCGGAAGTCCTCCGGTCGCTGGTGATGCCGCACCTCGCCGTGCCGGCCTTTCATGCGGCTGTGGTAACTGCCGCCCACGAAGATGTCCGGGAGTTGCCCTTCCTCCGCGCCGGTCTCGCCGAGGTGTTGGGTCAAGGTGGTCACGTTGACGCGGCGGCCGATGAGGCGGTGCGTGCGGTGCTGCTCGTCCGTGCGGTCGATGCCGAAGCGGCTCTTGGTCGAATCCGGGGCCTGTACCGGTTGCTGGCCACCCGTGCGCCGAACAATCGCCATGTACGTTCGCTGCGCGAAGCTTTACGCTCGTGACCATGCAGGAGCCGCAGACGCCTACACCGCTGCACGAGGTTGCCGATCCCGTCCTCGCCTCGGCCGGCATCACCCTCCTGATGAAACGCGACGATCTCATCCACCCCTCGATTCCCGGCAACAAGTGGCGCAAACTCAAGCATAATCTTGGTGCCGCTCGCGAGTCGGGCGCGGATACCATTCTCACCTTCGGTGGCGCCTATTCGAACCACATCTATGCCGCAGCGTCTGCGGGTAAGCTGTTCGGATTCAAGGCGATCGGCGTCATCCGGGGAGAGGAGCATCTGCCTCTGAATGACGTACTGCGGCATGCCGTGGGATGCGGCATGGAGCTGGACTACCTCGATCGGGACACGTATCGACGTAAGTACGACGCGGACGTGCTGACCTACCTTCGAGACCGTCACGGCGCCTTCTACCTGCTACCCGAGGGTGGGACGAACTGCCATGCCGTACGCGGGTGTGCGGAAATCATCGACGAGATTGACGTGCCGTTCGACTACATCTGCTGTCCCATGGGTACCGGTGGCACCCTGACCGGGCTGATCGCCGGCCTTGCAGGAAGAGCACACGCACTCGGCTTCAGCTCACTCAAGGGCGCGACCTTCCTAGAGGGGGACGTCCGCTCGCTGCTCTCCAACTGCGGGGTCGTGGACCAAGGGAACTGGACGGTCATGCTCGGCTACCACTTCGGCGGCTTCGCGAAGCGGAAACCCGAGCTCTTGGAGTTCATCGAGAAGTTCGGCGTGACCCACGGGATAGGGCTGGATTTCGTTTACACTGGCAAGATGATGTACGGCTTGTTCGACCTTACCCGTAAGGGATTCTTCCAGCGCGGAAGCCGAATCATCGTCGTCCACACCGGCGGTGTGGACGCCAGTCGGACGGACTAGCGTTTCACCCGGTTGCGGACCGCAAGCACGGCCAGACCCAGCAGAATTGGTCCCAGCGTCTTGATGGTCAGCCGCAGTGTGACGCCGGTGGTCGTCAGTTTCACATTTCGGTCGGGATTGAACAGCAACGAGTCGAGCGCGAAAAGCTGCCCTTTCACATGGTCAGGTTGTGCCTTCGGTGGGCGTCCGGCGAAACCGTGGTGAGTGAACAGCACGCCGTGGGTGCCCACCACGAACAGGAGGGCGAGGACTGCACGCCAGGCTCGCATCCCATATCCGGAGATGAGCCAGTAACAGGTCAGGATGAAGCGATCTACCCGAGATGTCGTCGGGTCCTTTCGCCTCATCTCCATCTCGCCGTAGTAGAAGTCCGCAGCGCCCGGCTCGTTCTTGGCGTCCTCATACGACTTGCGCAGGGCGCGGTACGCGTTCGATATCCGGTCGGCGGACAACGACTCGGGTTCATGGTCCGTGAGTTCGCCGAGCCATGGGGGAGGCTGAGTGGCTGCGGTCGTCCACCGACGTCGCACGAACCTTGGAGTGCGAGCACCGGCGGCGCGCCAGAGGCACTCCTCGGCGATTACGCGTCTCCTGGTCCAGAACAGAAGGATCGGCACTTTTTTCGAGCCGACGGTCACGGTCGGGGAAACGGGCGACAGGCTGAAGGCATGCGGACTCTCGATCTTCAGCTTGTCGAGGTTGTAGGCACCCGCGAAGAGACAAGCGGAGGCGTCGAGATCCAAGATGGTGACGTTCGCGACATCCACCCGCCTGAGCGAAACCACCCGGGCTTCTTGTCGTGAATCATCGCCTGGGGCGATCGCTGCCAGGGTCGTGGGTCCAGCGAAGATCGACCCGTCAAAGGCCATGTCGGCCCCGGAGGCGTAGATCACCGCGCCGTCCAGGAAACGCGCGCCGATCGACACGAGACGATCAGCCGAAACCTGCAAGCGGGTGCGACGCTCAAAGGTGGCACGGTTCAGCACCAGCGACGGACCGGCGTCCATGGGGCCGAATTGCGTGGAGGCGGAGAACTCCGCGCCGGTGAACCAGATCCCGCTGGCGAAGACCGCATCCTCGGTGTAGCACTGCTCCCCGAATGACGTGCTGTCGAACATCGCCCGGCCGGCGCATCTCATGCCTTCCAGCCAGATCGATCCCGAGAACGTGGCCTCGTCGAAGTGGACGTCGGCGCCAAATGAAGCTCGGCTGAACTTTGCTTCTCGCGCGAAGGAGCAGCGTTCGAAGGAGGCGTCCTGGCCGAACAGGGCTTCCGTGAACAGCAGCACCCCACCGAAGGTGGTGCCGGCGAAGCTGGCGCGACGATTGAACTTGCACCCTTCGAACGACGAATCATGCTCGATCGAGGAGCCCTCAAGCGTGGAACTTCCGTCGATTACGGTCGAGTTGAACCACGCAAGGCGGCGGAAGGTCGTGCCGGCCATGGACAGGTTGCCGTTCACTCTTATCCGCTCGAACCAGGACGTCTGCCGGAACTCGGCCCCGTCGAAGCTGGCCGAACTGCGGAATCGCGCGCCGGCGAACCGGGCGTCCTCGGTGAACGTGGCCCGGTCAAATGTCGCCCGCTTGTAGAACCGTGCCCGAGCGAACCGCGCCGGTCCGTCGAACAGCGCCTCGTCGAAGCGTGCGGATGCCCGGAAGATCGCTCCGTCGAAGTTCGCCTCACCGGTGAACCGACAGTGCGAAAAGTCGGAATCATCCAAAAAAACCGCACCATTTGCGATGAACTGCTCAAAGACCGCCTCGCGGCCTGCTGTCAGTTCCCTGAGGAGGCGTCGGTCTACCCGAGTGCCGCGAATGTCGCACCACGCACCCGCTTTTACGGCCTCGACGAAGGACGCGACGGCGGCGGGACCGGCGTGCGCGGCGCACTCATCGACGCCTGCTATGCGAATACCGCGACAGCGCGGTCGTACGCACTGGTGCCAGGATGCTTCCTTCGCGGTGTCGATGCCGGGCAAGGGCCAGCTCCAGGGGATCGCGCCATCCGCGTGGCGTGGCCGCCGGAGAGCCGGTCTCCGCTGAGGCGGAGACCGGCCCCGCTGTCAGCGGTCGTCGGAGTGGATCTTCGAAGCGTGGTACTGGCCGCCGATGTTCTCCACGTACCACGCGTCGACATGGGCCGGTCCGGTATCCGTCCTGCTGTGCTGGTGCGGGTTCGAGATTTGACCCTCGTTCTGGAGAGTGATGTGGTCTCCGGGCGCTACGCCGATCTGCCTGGCGGCCTCGATCGCTTGATCCTTGTTCATGGTCTCGCAACCCCTCTCGTGTTTCATGCACAAGTCGCTTGTCACGTCCAGCGTCAGTGGCAACTGTTACGAGGCGATTACCGGCTCCATTACGAGCCGAGCATGGACGCCGCCAGCCGAAATTGCTGTCGCGAATCCGACTCACCCTGTCGTCCTGGCCTGTTGGCCAGGTCAGCGCCGGTAAGGAGTGAAGTAGCATGCGGCGGTGATCCGCTCATGAGACCGACGATCGCCGCCGACACCCTGCGCCGGACCCTGACGCAGTACCTGACGACCACCTTCGGCCTGACCGAGGAGGGCGTACGTCAGGGCCTGGAGGGCTTCCTCTCCCACCCGGAGCAGGGCATCTTCCGTGGCCCGTACCTGCGGATCCGGACCCCCTTCCGCCCGGCGGAGGGGGACTGGCGGGCGTGCCTGGACTGGGCCCCGGCCGACTTCACCCCCTACCTGCACCAGGCGAAGGCGTTCGCCCGGCTGTCGACGAAGGGCAAGGCGGCCGAACCGACGCTGATCACCACCGGCACTGGCTCCGGCAAGACCGAGTCGTTCCTGATCCCGGTGCTCGACCACTGCCGCCGGCGGAAGCAGCAGGGGCAGGCCGGCATCAAGGCGATCCTGCTGTACCCGATGAACGCCCTCGCGACCGACCAGACGCAGCGCATCAACGAGCTGCTCTCCGACCCGGCGCTCAGCGGAGTCACCGCCGGCCTCTACATCGGCGACGTCGCCGCCATCGAGTACCCGCACGTGTTCACCAAGCGGTCGGAGATGCGTCGCACCCCGCCGGACATCCTGATCACCAACTACAAGATGCTGGACCTGCTGCTCCAGCGCGCCGACGACCTGCCGCTGTGGGAGGGCGCCGAGCCGGCGTACGTCGTCCTCGACGAGTTCCACACCTACGACGGCGCGCAGGGCACCGACGTGGCGATGCTGCTGCGGCGGCTCGCCGCCGCGCTGGGCCTCGACAAGCCGGACCGCCCGCTCGGGCCGATCTGCCCGGTCGCCACCTCTGCGACGCTGGGTGAGGGCGGTGGCCGGGACGGCCGCACCGCGATCCGGGAGGTCGCCGAGCAGGTCTTCGGCGTCGCCTTCGACGCCGGGTCGCTGGTCGGGGAGGACCGCTACGAGCCGGGCGAGTTCATGGCCCGCCAGGACTTCAGCCTGCCGCTACCCAGCCCGGAGCAGCTCGCCGCCGTCGAGGACCGCGACCCCGGGCTGATGATGGCCCAGGTCGCCGAACTGGTGCTCGGCGAGCGCTGCCTCGACAACCCGACCCGCCTCGGTGACCTGCTGCGTCAGCACCCGCTCACCAAGGCGGTGCTCGACTCGCTCGGCCCGACGCCGCGCACCCTCGACGAGATCATCGACGTGCTGCCGCGCAAGAACGCCACCGGCTGGGGCAGCGCGATGAAGACCCGCCCCGAGCTCACCGCGAAGGCCCTCGCCCGGTTCATCGGGCTGCTCTCCGTCGCGCGCAACCCGGACGATCCGCGCCGGCCGCTGCTCAACATCGAGACCCACCTCTGGGTGCGGTCCGTCTCCCGGCTGCTGCGCGGCACCTCCCACCAGGCCACCTTCGGCTGGTACGGCGAAGCCCCGCGCGAGCTGGACCTCTACGCCACCGAGACCGACGCGGTGGTCGCCGACAACCGCTACCCCCGACTGCCGGCCATCTACTGCCGGCACTGCGGCCGATCGGGCTGGATGGCGCTGTCGCCGGAGAAGGACCCGCAGGAACTGGAGACCGACCCGGACAAGATCTATCGGGCCAGCGTCGGCCGGGACAAGCGCCGGGTCCGCGCGCTGATCGCCGCGACCGAGGACGAGGTACGGCAGCGGCCCGGCGGCCTGCTGGTGCTGGAGTACGGCCGACGGGTGCGCCCCTTCGACGGGGAGCGGGACCGGGAGCCGACCGACGACGCGGTCGTCGTGCTCGGTGACATTCTCGGGATCGACGCGGCCGAGAAGGACCGCTGCCCGTCCTGCGAGATGGACCACGGCATCCGCTTCCTCGGTGCCGGCCTCGCCACCCTCGCCTCGGTCGCGATCACGCAGCTCTTCACCGGCGGCGAGCTCGACGAGGCCGAGCAGAAGACGCTGCTCTTCAACGACTCCGTCCAGGACGCCGCCCACCGCGCCGGCTTCGTCGCCAACCGGTCGTACGCCTTCTCCCTCCGCTCCCTGCTGGCCGACCAGCTGTCGGCCGGCGAGTCCGTCGGGCTGGACGACCTGGTCGCGAAGATGGTGGAGGCGGCAGCGCAGCCGGAGATCCTCTCCACCGTCGTCCCGCCGGACCTGCACGACCAACCGGGGGTCGACGGCCTGCTCGCCGGTGAGCACACCGGCAGCCGGGAGACCTGGTCGCTGATCAGTGAGCGGCTCGTCTTCGCCACCGTGATGGAGACCGGGCTGCGCTCCCGTCAGGGCCGCACCCTGGAACTGACCCGCAGCATCGCCGTCGAGGTCGCCCTCGACGACCCCGCCAAGGCCGCCGCGATCTGCCGGGACGTGCACGTCACCGGCCCCGGCCAGCTCGGCGGCACGGCCCCGGACGACGCCCGCTACCTCGCCTTCCTCCGCGGCCTTCTGGAACGGCTGCGGACCCGGGGCGCGGTCTACCACGAGTGGCTGGTGCCGTACCTGAAGCGGGGCGGCACCCGGTGGCAGGTCTGGGGTGGTCGCCCGGCCGGCATGCCCGCCTTCCCGAAGGGCGTGTCGGCGCCCGCGTTCCTGCTGGCCACGCCGAAGACCCGCTCCGAGTTCGACGCGATCACCGCGCGCGGCAACTGGTACCAGGACTGGACCTCCCGCTGCCTGGGCATGGACCTCGGCGACGCCGCCGGCTACCTGTCCCGGCTGCTGCCCGCCCTGGCCGCCGCCGACATCGTCGCCGCCGGCGACACCGAGGACGGCAACACGGTGTACGGGCTGATGCCCGGCCACCTGCGGGTCACCCGGCTCGACGACACCGCCGCCACGCTGGCCGGGGTCGGGTGCGACACCTGCCACTGGCAGGCCACCGAGAACCCCGACAGGGTCGCCGACTGGACCGGCCAGCCCTGCCGGCAGTACCGCTGCCGCGGCCGGCTCCAGGCCGCCACCGACGACACCGCGCCGGACGACTACTACCGGCGGCTCTACCTGGAGAGCCCGGTCTTCCGGGTGGTCACCGGTGAGCACACCGGCATGCTGACCCGCGCCCAGCGGGAGACCGTGGAGAAGGAGTTCCGCGACGGCGCCCGCTACACCGACCCGAACGTGCTCTCCTGCACGCCGACCCTGGAGATGGGCATCGACATCGGGGCGCTCTCCGCGGTGGTGCTGGCGTCGCTGCCGCACGGGCCGGCCAACTACGTCCAGCGGGCCGGCCGTGCCGGCCGCAAGAGCGGCAACGCGCTCGTGCTCACCCTGGTCGGCCGCAGCGAGCGGGACCGCTACTACCTCACCGACCCGCGGGACATGATCGCCGGGCAGATCGTGCCGCCCGGCTGCTTCCTCTCCGCCGTGGAGATCCTGCGCCGGCAGTACCTCGCCCACCTCATCGACCTGGCCGCCCGCGGTCGGCTGCCTGGTGTGCTGCCGATGCCCCGGCGGGCGCACGTTCTCTTCGGCCCGAGCGGCTGGCTCACCAACCTGGCCGAGGCGGGCCGCCGCGACGGCCCCCGAGTGGTGGAGGAGTTCCTGGCGCTCTTCGGCGACAAGGTTCTGCGGGCCGCCGCCGACCAACTGCGGGAGTTCGCGGTGGACGGCGTCGTCCACCGGGTCAAGGAGGCCGACGAGACGTGGGAGGCCCGGCTGGCCGACCTGCGGCGCCGGCTCCAGGAAATCGCCACCGCGCGCGGCACGCTCGTGCAGAGCGACCCGGACCACGCCCGCGAGATCAAGATGCTGAAGGCGGAGGAGGGCGCCGTCCGGCGTCGGCTGCGGGAGGTCAGCGCCGCCGCCGCGCACGGCACCCTGGTCGAGTTCGGGCTGCTGCCGAACTACGCGCTCATCGACAGTCGCACCGACCTGGAAGCCACCCTGACCTGGGAGGAGAAGACCGACGGCGACCGCCGCTTCCACAGCGAACTGCGCGAGTACGCCCGCCCGGCCCGTCAGGCCCTCGTCGAGATCGCACCCGGAAACAGCTACTACGTGCGGGGCTACAAGCACGAGATCTCCGGACTCGACGTCGGCCCGGCCGACCGGCCCGCGTACGAGCAGTGGCGGATCTGCGCCCAGTGCGGCTACGTCCGCACCCACCTCGCCAAGGAGGACACCAGCCCCTGCCCGCGCTGCGCGGACAAGGGCATCGCCGACCACGGCCGACTGTTCCAGGTGCTGCAGCCGACCCGCGTGTACAGCCGGGACAAGCGCGACGACGCCCGCATCCGGGACGACAGTGACGACCGGGACCGGCGCTTCTACGCCACTACCGTCGCGGTCGACATCGACCCGGCCAAGGTCGACTCGTCGTGGCGGCACGCGCACGACACGTTCGGCGTCGACTACAGCCGGCACGCCACGATCCGGCATTTCAACCTCGGCGCCCAGCGCTACGACCGCGCCGCCGAGGCTTTCGCCGGCGACGAGGTGCGCATCAACCGGTTCCATACCTGCACCTCGTGCGGCGGCACCACCGTCGACGGCCTGCCGGCGGTCAGCCAGCAACTCGCCGCGCAGGCCTCCGGGGCGACCGTCATACAGGGCGCGGAGCACCACCGCCCCTGGTGCCCGTACCGGCGCTCGCCGGCTGCGCCGGGTACGCACGTCGACCTGATTCTCGCCCACGAGCTGGAGACCGAGGCGCTGCGCATCCTGATCCCGGCGGCGACCGCCCTGGTGCAGGAGCGGCTGCTGTCCTTCGCCGCCGCGGTCCGGCTCGGAATCGCGGCCCAGTACG
This region includes:
- a CDS encoding 1-aminocyclopropane-1-carboxylate deaminase/D-cysteine desulfhydrase; protein product: MQEPQTPTPLHEVADPVLASAGITLLMKRDDLIHPSIPGNKWRKLKHNLGAARESGADTILTFGGAYSNHIYAAASAGKLFGFKAIGVIRGEEHLPLNDVLRHAVGCGMELDYLDRDTYRRKYDADVLTYLRDRHGAFYLLPEGGTNCHAVRGCAEIIDEIDVPFDYICCPMGTGGTLTGLIAGLAGRAHALGFSSLKGATFLEGDVRSLLSNCGVVDQGNWTVMLGYHFGGFAKRKPELLEFIEKFGVTHGIGLDFVYTGKMMYGLFDLTRKGFFQRGSRIIVVHTGGVDASRTD
- a CDS encoding DEAD/DEAH box helicase; amino-acid sequence: MRPTIAADTLRRTLTQYLTTTFGLTEEGVRQGLEGFLSHPEQGIFRGPYLRIRTPFRPAEGDWRACLDWAPADFTPYLHQAKAFARLSTKGKAAEPTLITTGTGSGKTESFLIPVLDHCRRRKQQGQAGIKAILLYPMNALATDQTQRINELLSDPALSGVTAGLYIGDVAAIEYPHVFTKRSEMRRTPPDILITNYKMLDLLLQRADDLPLWEGAEPAYVVLDEFHTYDGAQGTDVAMLLRRLAAALGLDKPDRPLGPICPVATSATLGEGGGRDGRTAIREVAEQVFGVAFDAGSLVGEDRYEPGEFMARQDFSLPLPSPEQLAAVEDRDPGLMMAQVAELVLGERCLDNPTRLGDLLRQHPLTKAVLDSLGPTPRTLDEIIDVLPRKNATGWGSAMKTRPELTAKALARFIGLLSVARNPDDPRRPLLNIETHLWVRSVSRLLRGTSHQATFGWYGEAPRELDLYATETDAVVADNRYPRLPAIYCRHCGRSGWMALSPEKDPQELETDPDKIYRASVGRDKRRVRALIAATEDEVRQRPGGLLVLEYGRRVRPFDGERDREPTDDAVVVLGDILGIDAAEKDRCPSCEMDHGIRFLGAGLATLASVAITQLFTGGELDEAEQKTLLFNDSVQDAAHRAGFVANRSYAFSLRSLLADQLSAGESVGLDDLVAKMVEAAAQPEILSTVVPPDLHDQPGVDGLLAGEHTGSRETWSLISERLVFATVMETGLRSRQGRTLELTRSIAVEVALDDPAKAAAICRDVHVTGPGQLGGTAPDDARYLAFLRGLLERLRTRGAVYHEWLVPYLKRGGTRWQVWGGRPAGMPAFPKGVSAPAFLLATPKTRSEFDAITARGNWYQDWTSRCLGMDLGDAAGYLSRLLPALAAADIVAAGDTEDGNTVYGLMPGHLRVTRLDDTAATLAGVGCDTCHWQATENPDRVADWTGQPCRQYRCRGRLQAATDDTAPDDYYRRLYLESPVFRVVTGEHTGMLTRAQRETVEKEFRDGARYTDPNVLSCTPTLEMGIDIGALSAVVLASLPHGPANYVQRAGRAGRKSGNALVLTLVGRSERDRYYLTDPRDMIAGQIVPPGCFLSAVEILRRQYLAHLIDLAARGRLPGVLPMPRRAHVLFGPSGWLTNLAEAGRRDGPRVVEEFLALFGDKVLRAAADQLREFAVDGVVHRVKEADETWEARLADLRRRLQEIATARGTLVQSDPDHAREIKMLKAEEGAVRRRLREVSAAAAHGTLVEFGLLPNYALIDSRTDLEATLTWEEKTDGDRRFHSELREYARPARQALVEIAPGNSYYVRGYKHEISGLDVGPADRPAYEQWRICAQCGYVRTHLAKEDTSPCPRCADKGIADHGRLFQVLQPTRVYSRDKRDDARIRDDSDDRDRRFYATTVAVDIDPAKVDSSWRHAHDTFGVDYSRHATIRHFNLGAQRYDRAAEAFAGDEVRINRFHTCTSCGGTTVDGLPAVSQQLAAQASGATVIQGAEHHRPWCPYRRSPAAPGTHVDLILAHELETEALRILIPAATALVQERLLSFAAAVRLGIAAQYGGDPAHLQAVAATMPDGQSDGTRNFVVVFDTQPQGTGYLHRLADPEEFRGILKLARQQIADCVCRQEGRDVCHRCLLRYARNEHFALMSRNEALGMLDKLLDTWDVVEGTRTDEISLIHQVESELELQFLTKLLALGETPNSGLRIDRRTDHDGARIADLRFIRDGGQNVTHWQMKLQNTVKGTRPDVHFERLDGSSPDVAVYLDGFKYHASPQYNRLADDAEKRARLRAHGYLVFAATWDDVKTWGSAEGQGQWMPYGGLSKQTARDKFRGMLPGADPVELEETIWVNPIDQLMRFLADPDLTRWQRRAEAALWGMLKQARDNSATDSAGVAERLIAALRGEPLPAPTARHIMVARARDNADCPVTIVLDARSKPLPTMSALAVLDDLPAAVASEGHKERWAAWLAWGNVIQFLTNGGGDAGQLAVSTLDAFEPASMAVTEGTGLVLTQRALPLDEETATWLGVAPQPVPVEPETVDDESPWREVLRYLDRDESTLELLVQQLARQNLPAPVVGYELGDQAWPAELAWPDRRIAIVLTGPPGDPETEDRDRAYAEAGWHARTARDWSVDELAAQLEVTSGGES
- a CDS encoding pentapeptide repeat-containing protein; translated protein: MPGIDTAKEASWHQCVRPRCRGIRIAGVDECAAHAGPAAVASFVEAVKAGAWCDIRGTRVDRRLLRELTAGREAVFEQFIANGAVFLDDSDFSHCRFTGEANFDGAIFRASARFDEALFDGPARFARARFYKRATFDRATFTEDARFAGARFRSSASFDGAEFRQTSWFERIRVNGNLSMAGTTFRRLAWFNSTVIDGSSTLEGSSIEHDSSFEGCKFNRRASFAGTTFGGVLLFTEALFGQDASFERCSFAREAKFSRASFGADVHFDEATFSGSIWLEGMRCAGRAMFDSTSFGEQCYTEDAVFASGIWFTGAEFSASTQFGPMDAGPSLVLNRATFERRTRLQVSADRLVSIGARFLDGAVIYASGADMAFDGSIFAGPTTLAAIAPGDDSRQEARVVSLRRVDVANVTILDLDASACLFAGAYNLDKLKIESPHAFSLSPVSPTVTVGSKKVPILLFWTRRRVIAEECLWRAAGARTPRFVRRRWTTAATQPPPWLGELTDHEPESLSADRISNAYRALRKSYEDAKNEPGAADFYYGEMEMRRKDPTTSRVDRFILTCYWLISGYGMRAWRAVLALLFVVGTHGVLFTHHGFAGRPPKAQPDHVKGQLFALDSLLFNPDRNVKLTTTGVTLRLTIKTLGPILLGLAVLAVRNRVKR